The DNA sequence GCCAGGGTTCTTTTGGCAGAAGCAAAACTTTTAAAACCCAAGCCGTTTTGTATCCGCCACTTGATGAAATGATGGTCTTGTTCAATAATATTGTTGAGATATTTACATTTACGAATCTTTATATTCGAAAATGATCGTTTGTTATAAACCCTTATTGCGCTGGTGTTAGAGCCACTTTTGTTATATTTATTACCGTTGGCCTGCAGTTATTTTTTATCGCTTTTATTAAAAATGACTGCGCACTCATTCTCTGTCTCCTTCTGGTCAATAGAAAATCAACGGTATTACCCCATTTATCAACAGCTCGATATAAGTAACACTAGACACCTTTTATTTTTATATACGTTTCATCCATTCGCCAGCTGGCTCCTACACTCTTCTTTCTCTTCTTGAGTTCCGAGTCAATCAGAGGTGAAAATTTAAATACCCAACGCTGAATTGTAGCGTGATCAACTGCTACTCCTCGCATTTTCATTATTTCCTCAACATCTCGGTAACTCAATGTAAATCGTAATTTGAAATAAACAGCCTGCAAAATAATAGCTTTGGGATAACAATGACCTTTGGTATTCATTTAATGTATTTTTAAGATCTAAATATAATAGTTATCTAAGAGATGCGACAGAACCACTTTTAGGCGCATTCCAGAATTTCAACTTCAAAACATCTGAAAATTAATCTTTAAAATTGAATTCTAAAAGGAGAAGCAGGGAGTCCCGATGAATTTATCAAATTAACATCCGGCACATTTTTCCAGCCATATTGTATTTCAAGCAATTCACTTTTTTTATTCAAAACAATTACAAGTTTATTATCTTTCAATTGTTTGAATAAAATCGAAACCGGTAAAATCAGGCATATGGATATCCAGAAAAATCAAATCGACCTCATTCTGATTAAGATATTTTATGGCATTTATAGCATTTGAGAACTCTTGTAATAAGTTTAACTGGGAGAGACTCTTAATCATTTTTCCCATGATGGCTCTTGCCATTTCTTCGTCATCAATAATAATGCAGTTCATAGTTTAAGACGATATTATAATAAACGCCCTTCGGAGGATTAAAAGTAACCACAAACCCAAATTGCAGCGTAGAACTATTTTTTTTTTTAATTTTCTTATGCATTAGAAAGATAATAACTTTTTTTAAGACCTAATATGGAAATTTTATATTTTAATTTTTTTATTATTCCAAAAGGATTTGTTAATAAAATATTTTTTTTAGAAAGTTTCCCTAACAACGACAATTAAATGCTCTATTTGATTATAGTTACAGGAAGCTGTACTTTTTTAAATCGAGTAAAATTATTTTTATATTACATCAATATGCAAATTCTGACCGAGGAATCCAATATGCAAATAAAAAAATGCTGATGTATTTGACTCCTATAAAAATAGCACAAGAAGTATGGGCCGTAAAAGAGAAGGCTGGGATAATGCGGTTGCTGAAAGTTTTTTCAAATCTTTAAAAACGAATTGTTTTACGGCAGTAAATTAATTTCTAGAGAACAGATGGGACTTGAAATTTTTGAGTACATCGAAATTTGGTGCAATAAAAAAAGAAGGCATTTGGCTTTGAACTTTAAAACAATTGAAGAATTTAATAAACTAACTGATTGTAAAAATGTAGTTTAATTTTTTCTCCGGTTTTTGTTTGTATATTCAGTTTTGGTTTACAAATTATTTTAATAGTTATATTTTATTTTGATAATGATATATCCAGTATACCATCTTTAAAAAGAAATTAAGTAGTTACAATTTTAGGAAGGATTCTAGTTTTAGGTTTCATTCCTTTGGCATTTATTTCAAATCTTGTCTGCTCAGATTTTTCAAATGTCGGTGAAATTGGAACCTTTAATAATCCTTCATCTTGAAAATTTCTAGCAAATAATTCCCATTTTATTACTACGTATTTAGTTTTATAATCGGTCCTAAAACAAATTGAATCAATAATTACAGAATCGTTTTGTACTAAAACATTTTGCTCCGGAACGAATTCAGCTTTATTACTCTCTATAAATCTAACATTGTATTTATATTTATAAATATCATCCCATGAATTTCTTTTATTAACAGAATCAATTTCTACCACCTCGTCAAAAATAATATACAATTTGTAGTCTTCTAAGACTTCAGGTCCATAATTTGTGAATTTTAAATCTAAAATACAGTTACTTAAATTTTTCTCTTTGGTATAATTATAACCTAGCATGCTTGGCATAAGATAATTCAATGGTTGGCAATTAGTGACTTCTTTAATATCAGGCATTTTTGAAAAATCTTTCTCTGGAAAATCACCATTCATAAAATCTATATACTGATCATATGTCTCGATTTTGTTTACAATATTTCTGTAATAGAAGTCTCCAGTACTATTTGACTTGATTTCATCTATAAGTTCCATAGGATTTTTTCCAAGAATCTCATAAACTCTTTTCCAAGAATCTCTATCAATATAAGTTGTTATTTCCTTTATAAAAATTGGTTTTAATGAACCTTTATTAGTAATTGATAATTCTACTAATGTATCTTTTGAAGATATTTTATTCTCTTCAACCATTTTTATCCATTTTGCTTTATGTAAGAAAAGTTCTTCACGGGAGTATTTTATGCCTTTTGGATGTAAATTATTATAATTATGACCTGCAAAAGAATGGCAATTAAAACATAAAGCAATTGCGTTTTCTAATGTGTTTTCTCCACCTTCAGCTTCTGGTTTGATATGATGTATTTCCATATTCAAACCCACATTCTTATGACAAACACAACAATGGCGAGCACATAAAACTAAAATCTGATTTTTAACTTTTTTAGGAAACCCCATTTCTATCGTATTATTAAAACTTAAACATTGTAAAAATAAAACTATAAAATCATAATAACAAGTCGTCAAAATTTCCGTTTTCCAAACTTTTTCAATTCAAATTCATTTAATTTTCAAATGTTGTTGAATTCGTCATAATACTAACTCAAAAATTATGACTTTTATTAAATACGACTTCAATTCTTGCTATGATACCTATGATTTCTCACAGTTTGGTGAGAACGAACTTGACGAAGAATTATCGGAAGAACTTGACGAATATTTTGAACCTTTTGATGTTAATGAAACAGGAGAAGATATTCTATATGTATTACTTTCTCAATGGGAAATAGAAGCTCCAAAACCAGTATCTGTAAGGTTTCCCGACCCTATAAAACTGTTAACAACTTGTCGAAATAAAGTAAGAAAAACATTACCTGTAACGCCAAAAAGTATTATTTTTAATAAAACAAATATGGCTAAGCATCCTGATATTGAACTTAATACATCACAGATTTTTAAATCTATGTATGATATGTCAAAGGCTCTAAACACAGAAAAAGCATGTCGTGAACACCTTGAGAAATTACGTTGGAATGGAGAACCAATTTGTCCGCATTGTGGAAGTCAACGAGAAAATCACTACCGAATTTTAACAAGAGGCGAAGAGAAAGGAAGATATAAATGCAAAGATTGTAGATTGCCTTTCAGCGTAACTGTTGGTACAATATTTGAAAAATCTACAATCCCGTTACAAAAATGGTTTATGGCAGTTTCTTTTTTTACAACTAATAAGAAAGGGATAAGCAGTCATCAATTAATGAGAGAAATAGGAGTAACTCAAAAAACAGCTTGGTTCATGCTAAGTAGACTTCGAAATTCAATAAAAATGAGAGTAGATTTTGAATTTGATGGTATTACGCAAGTCGACGAAACTTACGTTGGTGGTAAAAATAAGAATCGTAAGAAAAATAAAAAAGTAGAAAACACTCAAGGAAGAAGTCTTAAAACAAAAACACCTGTATTTGGAATGTTGAATAATGGACTTGTCTATACTCAAGTAGTAAAAAACACAAAGGGTAAAACTTTAAAAACAATAATTAATTCAAAAGTTAAACAAGGTTCAACTATAGTAAGTGACGGTTGGATGGGATATCGAGGTCTAGATCAACATTATAGTCATGAAATTATTAAACATAACTTAGGAATCTTCAAAAAAGGAGCATACCACACAAATGGAATTGAAGGTTTTTGGGGACTCTTAAAACGAGGTATCATTGGAATGTATCACTACACAAGTGATAAACACCTACATCTCTATTGTGATGAGTTTGCATACCGTTACAATATCAGTAAATTAGGTATAGGTGAACAATTTAATCTTACGTTGATTAATTGTGATGAGAGATTGAGTTATAAAGAGTTGATTGCATAGTTATACATAATCTAAAAGTAAAACTATGAAAACATTAACTCAACATATTAAAGAGTCATTAAACAATAAAGACATAAAAGATGTTCCCAAAGAAAAACCTCTTGACGAAGATTTATCTGATTTAATGAAACTAACATCATCTAAAGATAGTGGAATAATGCGAATGACTTTTAGGGATGAAGAAGAGGATGAAAAATAATTACCACAATTTTGCTTAATTACTAATCGGCAACAAAACAACTCTCCAACGTATTTACTATCTTTAAATTATTGCTTTTTAACCTTGTAATTGTGTTCTGTCGAATTACAATGTCATATTTATTTTTGAAATTAAAAGAATTCATATTCTCTTTAATTAACTCTGATACATACCCCGAAATTTGCATTTTTTCATTAGATTTAAAAACAAAATAGCCAGTTTTCGTATTTAACATAGTAAAACGACCCCTCAATTTGATGCTGTCATTTCTTTCAATTGTTGAACTTACAATATTGTTATGAATTATGTGAGCAGTAGATGGCTTTATTGATTGAGTAAGTTTTTTATGAGACTTTGAATTAAAATAATCTAAATCTAACGTTACTTTGTTTTCTAAAATTATCTCTGAAAAATTTAAAAGACTATCAAATACTTTTGAGTTAAATGATGATTTAATAGATTCTAACTTCTTTTTATTTGATGCTAGACAAATTAATTCATTAATATTACTGAATATTTCATCACTTACATACTCATATTCTTTTGACTCAGATTGCGCATCAGTTTTTGACTTTAAATAGATTGAAAAAGATGCTGCTTCTTGTATGTATACTTCTGTAGAAGACATTTCTATTATAGAAATATCTTCTGGTAATCTTTTTGTTAAAGGTTTTCTGTCATTGCCTCTTATAACATCAATTGCTGTTTCGTGGTATAAGTCTTCAAATCCAATCAATAGCCGTCCTAGCACGTTTGTATCAACTGTACCATACGCAACATTTTCTCCTTCATTTAAATGAAGGCGTAACAGACCAGTATTTGATTTTTCACTAAAAGCTTCTAATACTTTAAAATATTCATTCTTTGTAGCATCACTCTGAAATTCAATATTGAAAAAATCAGCTATTAAAAGATAATCTGAAGAAAGTTTTTCATTAAAATATACTGTTTCTTTAGGAAGTGAAGTTTTATCTATTTTATTGAATTTTATCTTTTGAAAATCGCCATTAAAAATGGAATCATAAAATTGAAAATACTGCGATTTATCAGCCACTTTTATTAATTCCAAATGAGATATTATACCTTTTATGAATTGTTCAAGAGCTTCAACTGTTGATTTATACATAACATATAAATCAAGTTCAAGAACTTCATCAAGCCATTCAACAATAATAGGCTCGTTCTTATCATTGTGATATAGAACTGTTGTCGGATAAGCTGTTGATAATAAGTCACCTAAATATGTTAACTCCCCAAGGGGTGTTTTAATATTGTTTTCCATTTTTGTGAGAAATTTATAAAGAAGCCATTATTTCATCAGAAACAATTTGCTTAACTATCTTAAATTTAGTTTGTAGATCTACATTTTCATATTCAATTAAATTGAAATGAGACTCTTCATCAGTCTCGCTACATTTGCCATCTGATTTTGAAACTTGACCTTTAGCTATGTGAGTACCAATTTTTTTATACTGATTAGGCTTAATATCATTAAGTTTCTGCCACATTTCTATTGAAGCATCTTCAGTAAGGTGGAAAGATAAAGCCCAACCTCCACACTTTCTTCGCGCAGAACTACACTGAGGATCTTTTGCTAATGGGATAAAATTTTTAGGATCATTAATATCATTAAAAACCCATCTATATGCTTCTATTTCCTTTTCAATATAATCAATAAAACAACTATTTCCATTATTTTCTTGGATGTTCACAGTCTCGTTACCATACTTATATGACATATTCCCCATAGTTTTACTTTTACTAATTGATTGACAGTTAAATATGAGACGAATTTAAACTTTTTTTTAAACTATACATTACGGAAATCCATAATTCCAAAAAATAATTTTATTTATTTTGAATATGTATATAACATTCATTGTTCCACGTCATCCTTTTTATTTATTTTTGTAATGTAAAAATATTCGTGCTTAATTACGTTATTGCTAAATCCGAATTACCACTCTGAAGCTCAACGGCTTCTCGATTTAACAAGCAAATAATGTATATGAGGTACGCCGTCATGGCGTGGCTTGTATCATTGCTTGTTTAAGGGTGTGGTAATCCTGGATTTAGTGTGGTACAATGTCCACGCCTATTTTTTACATTAAACATTTATAAATCCTAATTACCACACAATGAAAAAGCACTATCGAAAGTACTGCATGCATTTGGCCTACGCCATTATTTCTACTTCTTGTTTTGTTCTGACTTCTTCAAAAGCATTAGCACAAGAAAAACTTAGTATTACTCCTGAATTATCCAAGCAAGTTATTGAAAAGTACAATTTGGAAAACTTCAAAATTTATCCAGTAATCAGTAAAGAGGTTAATTACTATCCTTATATTGAAGGTCAAGTCTTAACTGATGATTATAAACGAGAATTAAAACGACTTGAACAATACAAGCCAGCATTTGATTTATATAATACTGCTTTAAAGACCAATGAAGAAAAGAAAGAAGCCATAATAGCAATAATAAACAACATCAATGTTTTCTTAGATTCTAATGAAAAGTATGATGTGAAAGAAAAGCTGTTAATTGAATCCCAGTCATTAGCTGATAAATTCGACATTAAGGTATCAGTTACTGATGATAGAATTAAACTTGGAGATTTCGTCAAAACTTCAAACTCCAACCAACCAACATCTACAAGAAAAATTCTGATTTACGAAAAAGACAAACGGTCTAGTAAAAATGACCTAAAAACTTTTCAATCTGAGATTCAAAAAATCAAAATAAAAGAACCTGAGAAGACCAACGATTATAGATCGTATTTAGAGTCGCAAAAAGAATTAACTACAATTCAAAAAACTGAAACAGGAAGAGTCTTATCAGATAGACTTTCTAAAAAATCAGTTTATGTGATAGCAGAAAACTCTGTTGATCTAACTGCTTTATCAGGAGGTTTCACAGAATTACCAGAGTCATATTCCTTAATCAATGAAGATATAGCTTACAAATTTGTAAAAAACGAATTAATCTCACGATCAAATGAATATCGCAATCAACGTGATGAATTTAATGGTTTCTCAATAATTGAAAAGTCCAGTACAAATGAAATGTATTATGTTATGTCTAATAAATTTATAGGACAATTAAAAATTGAACTTGACGACATTAAATACAAGAATCTTGGAAATACAGAAGAGTACAAAGTATGGAAAACTAAATATTTAGCATTACTACAATCGGCACAGACAAATGTAAATACTTGCAATGCTATAATTAAGAAACACACATATTTGAATCGGTTAGGTCAAAAAAGATATGACTCAGAAACATTCACTAAACAAGAGAAAATAAGCTTCAATCAAAATCTTGATTCACTAAAAGAAAAATTGAATAAGATTGAGGATTTAGAAAAGGAACGTGATTTTTTACAATATTATAATAACAAGGCTTCTACGAAAGATGCGGTCGAATCTTATAGTTTATCTTCTTATTACAATAGCACGAGTAGATGTTATTAAAAGTTTTAATAGCCATATGTGCTATTCATGTAAAAACCGTCCTACTCAGACGGTTTTTCTTTTTCTACAGATTTATCTTCATTAACAACTTCTTCTTGGTTGTCAGTTTGATTCTCTATAACTGTTTGTTGTTCTTCTTTTACAGGTGTGAAACTTTCTTGAATGTGTTCTGAAAGGGTTCTCATGATATGATTGTTTAATATTTATAGTTTATATATAATTAAAACCCGTTGGGTGTAATTAAATTATTTGATTTTTAATATTATTAATTGGTCTATCAAAAATGAATTTATTGATATATTGAACCAATGTTAATGCTGTTATTTTTGCTAAAATTCTTGTTTTAAAACCTTCAAAAGTTTTAGCATAATTGTTTCTAATTCGGAACTGGTCGCATAATTGTGAAAATAATGTTTCAATTCTTTTTCTTGATTTTCTAAAGACATAAGGTTGTGGTTTATAATCTTTTTGATTAGCTCTTTTTGGCGTT is a window from the Flavobacterium cupriresistens genome containing:
- a CDS encoding HNH endonuclease, which gives rise to MGFPKKVKNQILVLCARHCCVCHKNVGLNMEIHHIKPEAEGGENTLENAIALCFNCHSFAGHNYNNLHPKGIKYSREELFLHKAKWIKMVEENKISSKDTLVELSITNKGSLKPIFIKEITTYIDRDSWKRVYEILGKNPMELIDEIKSNSTGDFYYRNIVNKIETYDQYIDFMNGDFPEKDFSKMPDIKEVTNCQPLNYLMPSMLGYNYTKEKNLSNCILDLKFTNYGPEVLEDYKLYIIFDEVVEIDSVNKRNSWDDIYKYKYNVRFIESNKAEFVPEQNVLVQNDSVIIDSICFRTDYKTKYVVIKWELFARNFQDEGLLKVPISPTFEKSEQTRFEINAKGMKPKTRILPKIVTT
- a CDS encoding IS1595 family transposase → MTFIKYDFNSCYDTYDFSQFGENELDEELSEELDEYFEPFDVNETGEDILYVLLSQWEIEAPKPVSVRFPDPIKLLTTCRNKVRKTLPVTPKSIIFNKTNMAKHPDIELNTSQIFKSMYDMSKALNTEKACREHLEKLRWNGEPICPHCGSQRENHYRILTRGEEKGRYKCKDCRLPFSVTVGTIFEKSTIPLQKWFMAVSFFTTNKKGISSHQLMREIGVTQKTAWFMLSRLRNSIKMRVDFEFDGITQVDETYVGGKNKNRKKNKKVENTQGRSLKTKTPVFGMLNNGLVYTQVVKNTKGKTLKTIINSKVKQGSTIVSDGWMGYRGLDQHYSHEIIKHNLGIFKKGAYHTNGIEGFWGLLKRGIIGMYHYTSDKHLHLYCDEFAYRYNISKLGIGEQFNLTLINCDERLSYKELIA